From one Dermacentor andersoni chromosome 1, qqDerAnde1_hic_scaffold, whole genome shotgun sequence genomic stretch:
- the LOC126543291 gene encoding uncharacterized protein, which yields MDRGRIFNVSVEGLSQLRRSADTVLRLRNAYTVTIEGQLTFGSLFIKSMYHFRPISVLELEGHMDVLLTGLTVGIEIRVQHEVPVLTQFKVVEFGEADVTRFTGATIALNWLGRILTTELLRQYKEYIVITIETKAKSFIDSVLENIKLPFRSKFLEITNHARKAHRERRIIRRKH from the exons ATGGACCGCGGCCGCATCTTCAATGTGTCCGTGGAAGGCCTGAGCCAACTGCGTCGGTCCGCGGACACTGTGCTCCGGTTACGCAACGCCTACACCGTGACCATCGAGGGGCAGCTCACGTTCGGCAGCCTTTTCATCAAAAGCATGTATCACTTCAGACCCATTTCGGTGCTCGAGCTAGAGGGGCACATGGACGTTCTACTGACGGGCCTCACGGTCGGCATCGAGATCCGCGTCCAGCATGAAGTCCCCGTGCTCACACAGTTCAAG GTGGTCGAATTTGGGGAGGCCGACGTCACGCGTTTCACGGGCGCCACGATTGCCCTCAACTGGCTTGGCCGTATTTTGACCACGGAACTGCTGCGCCAGTACAAGGAGTACATCGTCATCACCATCGAGACCAAGGCGAAGTCATTCATCGATTCAGTGCTCGAGAACATTAAGCTACCTTTTCGTAGCAAGTTCCTAGAGATCACGAACCACGCTCGCAAAGCGCACAGGGAACGGCGAATTATCCGTCGGAAACATTAA